One window of the Lytechinus pictus isolate F3 Inbred chromosome 5, Lp3.0, whole genome shotgun sequence genome contains the following:
- the LOC129262103 gene encoding salivary glue protein Sgs-3-like produces the protein MCPDNWTGRYCEIRITTTVPTTTITTTTVATTTEDWVPSVFEESSYDEGSWFDTTPEEAATTQRATRPTTTERATTNTPQVTTTVLRTGARTTTPRITTPVATTTPTTTRPPTTTRPPTTTTSPPTTTPTTRPTTTVPTTTDNNEIPVGTVKGQTTAKNGGNKIPRGHGSAARNGAQTENKIIILSTVLGGLLLIVIVCILLVIIVRMRKSAGLANYHQFTMEEADKPASESRGWHELKFRSFGDTYNRLDDNDAI, from the exons ATGTGTCCTGACAATTGGACGGGGAGATACTGCGAAATTA GAATTACGACCACAGTTCCTACAACCACGATAACCACCACAACTGTGGCTACAACAACTGAGGACTGGGTACCCAGTGTATTTGAGGAATCTTCATACGATGAGGGAAGTTGGTTTGACACAACCCCAGAAGAAGCTGCAACAACACAGAGAGCAACTAGGCCTACAACAACAGAGAGAGCAACTACAAACACACCACAGGTCACCACAACGGTTCTAAGAACGGGAGCAAGAACAACCACCCCAAGGATCACAACTCCAGTGGCTACCACGACACCCACAACAACCAGACCACCCACAACAACCAGACCACCAACAACAACGAcatcaccaccaacaacaaCGCCCACAACAAGACCAACTACAACAGTTCCAACAACCACAGACAACAACGAGATTCCAGTGGGCACGGTGAAAGGGCAGACAACAGCCAAAAATGGCGGGAACAAAATTCCAAGGGGTCATGGCAGCGCAGCCAGAAATGGCGCGCagactgaaaataaaatcattatattATCGACAGTGCTCGGTGGACTTCTTCTCATCGTCATCGTATGCATTCTCCTTGTCATCATCGTCCGAATGAGGAAAAGTGCTGGCCTAGCGAACTATCACCAATTTACTATGGAAGAGGCCGATAAACCAGCCTCTGAATCACGTGGATGGCATGAACTTAAATTCAGATCTTTTGGGGACACTTACAATCGACTAGATGACAATGATGCAATATAA